The DNA window ACCGGTGCTCGTCCTCGCGCGGCCCGAGCAGCCGCGCCACCCACCGGCCGTACAGCGTCAGCCCCACCGGCCCGGTCACCAGCGTCGCGATCGGCAGCAGCAGCCCGGCGATCGGGTTCAGCAGGAGCCACAGCAGTTCGCGGCCGGTCGCCGGGTCCTCGATCACCCACTCGACGCGCCGGGTGACCGTGATCCAGAACGGGCCGCGGAACAGGCTGTTCCCCTCGCGGTACCAGCCGTCGGCCTGGCGCTCCGGTGGCCGCGGCTCCGGCCGGTACGGCGCGGTCACCGCGACCCCGCACCACGCGGTCACCAGCCGTCGCAGCACCGCCGAACCGCGGCGCGCCCACAGCAGTACCGGCACGACGAAGAACACGAGGCCGACGCACATCAGCGCGAACGAGGCGATGGCCGCCAGCAGCGGTACGAGCAGCACCACGGCGTACCCGGCGAGCGCGAACGAGCGCGCCACCGACTGCGCGTAGCGGGTCATCCGTCGATTCTCACCCATCGCGGGAAGCGGCACACTGGGTTCAGGCGGGTCCGCGGGGGTGGGCCCAGCCCCACCCCTGCGGGAGCGAAATCGCACCCGAGCTGGGGATCTGCGCGGATTCTCGCGGCCACCCGCCGTGCATAGCGTTTTCCGCATGCCACTCATCGAAGTGCGGAACCTGCACAAGCGATATCGCGACCACGTCGCCGTCGACGACGTTTCGTTCACCGTCGAACGCGGCGAGATCTTCGGCCTGCTCGGCACGAACGGGGCGGGCAAGACGACCACCGTCGAATGCGTCCAGGGCCTGCGGACCCCCGACTCCGGCACGATTTCCGTGCTCGGGCTCGACCCGCGCACCGATCACGCGGCGCTGCGGCAGCGGCTCGGCAGCCAGCTCCAGGAAAGCCAGCTCCCGGAAAAGATCCGGGTTTCCGAGGCGCTCGACCTCTTCGCGTCCTTCTACGCCGACCCCGAGGACCCCGGGTACCTGATGGACCAGTTCGGCTTGCGGGACAAGGCGAACAGCTACTTCGGGACGCTGTCCGGCGGGCAGAAGCAGCGCCTTTCGATCGCGCTCGCGCTCGTCGGGCGGCCCGAAGTCGCCGTGCTCGACGAACTCACCACGGGCCTCGACCCGCATGCGCGGCGCGACACGTGGAAGGTGATCGAGAGCGTCCGCGACACCGGCGTGACGCTCGTCCTCGTCACCCATTTCATGGACGAAGCCGAGCGCCTGTGCGATCGGGTCGCCGTGCTGGACGCGGGCCGGATCGTCGCCACCGGCACCCCTCTCGAGCTGATGAGCAGGGTTGGACGGTCCACTTTGGACGATGCCTTCGTGGCGCTGACCGGACGGGAGTGAGGAAACGATGAGCGCTTTCACCAAGATCACCGCCACGGAAACCCGGATCTACCTGCGCACCCCCGGCGCCGCGCTGCTCGGCACGCTGTTCCCCGCGCTGCTGCTGACCGGGATCGGCCTGGTGCCCGCCACCCGCAAGACGAGCGAAAACTACGGCGGGCTGCCGTTCCTGAACGTGTGGGCGCCTTCGCTGATCGTCATGGCGATCACCGTGATGGGCCTGCAGGTCCTGCCGAGCTACCTCGCCGGGTACCGGGAACGCGGCGTCCTGCGCCGCCTCGCGACCACACCCGTGCACCCGGCGAACCTGCTCGCCGCGCAGGTGCTGATCAACGTGGTCGTCGCCGCCGTCGGCACCGCGCTGCTGCTCGTCGTCGCGGCGCTCGCGTTCGACATCCCCGGCCCGCGCGACCCGCTCGGGTTCACCGCCGCGTTCCTGCTCGGCACCGCGTCGATCTACGGCTTCGGCCTGTTGTCGGCGGCGCTGGCCCGCAGTGCGCGCGCCGCGGGCGGGATCGCGATGGTCCTGTTCGTCCCCGCCATGTTCTTCGGCGGCGTGTGGGTACCGAGGCAGTTCCTCCCCGACGTGCTGAAGGAAATCGGCAAGTACCTGCCGCCGGGCGTGCAGGCGCTGCAGGACGGCTGGACCGGCGCGGGCGTGCAGCCGCTGCAACTCGTCGTGCTCGGCGCGTTCGCGGTGGGCTGCGGCGCCTTGGCGACGAAGGTCTTCCGCTGGGAATGAGGGTCGGGATCGCCGCGCTGCGAGCCGCCTGCTGCGGGCCTTCGCGCGCCCCGAAAAATGCTCCTATAGAGGTCGTCGGGGCGGGTCGCGGGTGCCACCGAAGGCTCCTCTTGGGGCGCTGAGCGTCACGATCTCGGCCCTCGTGGCGGGCTGCCGCCACCCGCAGCTGTCCCCGAAGGGCCTTCGCGTGCCCCGAAGGTCACCTTCGGGGACTTCCGCTCACTCGCCAGCCACGACACCACGGCGCGTGCCGCGATCCACACGCCATCACTGTGATCTTCGGGAACTTGCCCCGACCGTCACTTTCGGTGCGGGCGCGTCGTGGTGGTCGAGCGTGCGAGGGGTGGATTTGCGGCGCTAGGCGCCCCGAAGGTGGCCTTCGGGGCATGCGCAGCCCAGCCCGCACCCGGCATCACGGTAGCTTTCAGGGAGTCACGCGTTCCCCGAAAGGCGGGGGAGGATTTCCGCGCCGATTCGGCGGATGTTCTCCTCGGCCCGGTCACCGGATCCTTCGACCATCATGATCACGTGCTCGACACCGGTCCGCCGCGCACTCTCGGCGAGCTTCGCGACGCAGTCGTCCGCGCTGCCGACGGGATGGATCCGGCACAGCTTTTCGGTGTAGGCGACCGGATCCCTGGTCGGCCGCGATCGCCCGGCCACCGGCACATGCGCGGCGAGACCGGCGTCGAGCCAGCCCGGCATCGCGGCACGTAGCCGCCGAAGCACCGCCTCGCGGTCGTCGGCGACCTCGCACAGCACGGTCGAAATGTGGCCGGGGTTCGCCGGGCCGTAGCGGCGGACGGTCTCGGCCTTCTCGTCGTCGGCGGCGTGCAGGCCCAGCAACAGCGGCAACCCGCGCTCCGCGGCCACGCGCACCGCGTCGGAATCCGGCGCGCCGCACGCCACCACGGGGGCGCACCGCCGCGGCGACTTCGGCACGATCGGCACCTCGCGGAACGAGAAATGCGCGCCATCGGCGTGCACGCGCTCGTCGGCCGTGGCCCGCAGCAGCAGATCGAGGCCTTCGGCGAACCCGTGCTCGTACCGGGGCACGCCGGTGCCGAAGACTTCGAGGTCCCGCCACGGGCCGCCCCTGCCGACACCGAGCCGGAACCGCCCGCCCGACACCAAGTCCAGCATCGCCCACTGCTCGGCGAGCGCCACCGGATGGTTCGTCGACAGCACGCTCACCGCGGTGCCGATCTCGATCCGGCTCGTCGCACCGAGAGCGTGCGCCGCCAGCGTCACCGCCGACGGGCACACGCCGTACGGCATGAAGTGGTGCTCGGCCAACCAGGCGTCGGCGAAACCCGCTTCCTCCGCGGCGGCGATCGCGCGCTCCGTCCTCGTCAGCGCGTCGGCATCGGTCTGGCCGGGAAACCGCCCGGTGATCAGGAAAACGCCGAAGCGCACTACTGCGGCACGGACACGTCGTTGAACGGCAGCATCGGCTCGACCCACGGGAAGATCACGAACATCAGCAGCGCCACCACGGCCGCCACCAGCACGAGCGCGAGCACCGCCTTCGCCGCGACCGGCCCCGGCAGGTGCCGCCAAATCCACGCGTACATCAGGCACCTTCCCCGATTTGCTTGAGCAGCTGCGGATATCCGCCGTTGCCCGGCTGCTTCGCGAACTGGTTCGTGAGCACGGCGTGCACGATGAGCCGTTCCCGGTCGGAGAACTGCGGGTGGCACGTGGTGAGCGTCAGCAGCGCGACCTGGCTCGCCTTCGGCAGCGGGTTGTCCGCCCGGTACGGCACCGCGGCCACGGCGTCACCGCGGTTCGGCGTGACGATCTTGCGGCCGAACGTCTCGCCGTACGGGCCGCCGTCCTGCTGCGCCGGGTCGGCCAGGGGCTTGACCTTCGCGCACTTCGGGTCGACGCCCTTGGTGGCCGCCCAGTCCGCGACCTCGTCGTCGTGCGGGAGCACGCGGTAGACGAAGAAGTCGTTCACCGTCTCGACGACGAGCGCGTCGCACGAGGCGAGCTGGTCGAGGTCGTTGAACGGGGCGCCCTTGCCGACCCGGTGTCCGGCGATCGCGAAGTTCCCCGGCTCTCCCGGCAGCGAAGTGCCCTTGTAATGGCCGGGGCCGACTTCGAGCGCGTCCGGGCCGACGCCCTCCTGGACGGTGAAGTGGTAGTCGGAGCCGAACGTCGGGATGTACAGCTTCGCGAACGCCTTGCCGTCGACGAGGTCGTTGCGCAGCTCGCGGCCGTTCTTCCAGTCGTCGTCGAGCTGGGACGACGCGGTCGCCTGCTTGCCCGCGGAGAAGATGTCCGTGACGTACAGCTCGTAGACGACGAACAGCAGCACCACCAGTCCCGCGGTGATCAGCACCTCGCCGATCGTGCGGACCGTCCTGGCGCCGGCGCCGGGTTTCGTCGCGACCTTGGCCTCGGGGGCCGAGTCGGGGCCGGTGAGCCGCCGCTCACCCGGCTCGTCGGGCGTGGACACGCAGGCGCCTCCTCAAGCGTCGAAAGTGCCCGCCGTCACCGTCTTGTGACTTAGCGGGACAAGAGGAGCGCTCGTCCCCGGTTCTTGCGCGTCCTCGATTACGTTAACGTGTTCACGAAGCACTGGTTGCGCACCCGATGGGGTGGCTCCCGGTGCCACGACTGGTTCCAACGCACGCGAGGACTCCCATGCCCAAGTCCAAGGTCCGCAAGAAGACGGCGTACACCCCGCCGACCGACCGGCGCACGCCGGTCAAGGTGCGTGCCGCTGGGCCGTCCAACCTGTTCTACAAGATCGTCATGTTCGGGCTCATGCTGCTCGGGCTGATCT is part of the Amycolatopsis sp. CA-230715 genome and encodes:
- a CDS encoding ABC transporter ATP-binding protein — protein: MPLIEVRNLHKRYRDHVAVDDVSFTVERGEIFGLLGTNGAGKTTTVECVQGLRTPDSGTISVLGLDPRTDHAALRQRLGSQLQESQLPEKIRVSEALDLFASFYADPEDPGYLMDQFGLRDKANSYFGTLSGGQKQRLSIALALVGRPEVAVLDELTTGLDPHARRDTWKVIESVRDTGVTLVLVTHFMDEAERLCDRVAVLDAGRIVATGTPLELMSRVGRSTLDDAFVALTGRE
- a CDS encoding ABC transporter permease — its product is MSAFTKITATETRIYLRTPGAALLGTLFPALLLTGIGLVPATRKTSENYGGLPFLNVWAPSLIVMAITVMGLQVLPSYLAGYRERGVLRRLATTPVHPANLLAAQVLINVVVAAVGTALLLVVAALAFDIPGPRDPLGFTAAFLLGTASIYGFGLLSAALARSARAAGGIAMVLFVPAMFFGGVWVPRQFLPDVLKEIGKYLPPGVQALQDGWTGAGVQPLQLVVLGAFAVGCGALATKVFRWE
- a CDS encoding LLM class flavin-dependent oxidoreductase, which encodes MRFGVFLITGRFPGQTDADALTRTERAIAAAEEAGFADAWLAEHHFMPYGVCPSAVTLAAHALGATSRIEIGTAVSVLSTNHPVALAEQWAMLDLVSGGRFRLGVGRGGPWRDLEVFGTGVPRYEHGFAEGLDLLLRATADERVHADGAHFSFREVPIVPKSPRRCAPVVACGAPDSDAVRVAAERGLPLLLGLHAADDEKAETVRRYGPANPGHISTVLCEVADDREAVLRRLRAAMPGWLDAGLAAHVPVAGRSRPTRDPVAYTEKLCRIHPVGSADDCVAKLAESARRTGVEHVIMMVEGSGDRAEENIRRIGAEILPRLSGNA
- a CDS encoding class E sortase, translating into MSTPDEPGERRLTGPDSAPEAKVATKPGAGARTVRTIGEVLITAGLVVLLFVVYELYVTDIFSAGKQATASSQLDDDWKNGRELRNDLVDGKAFAKLYIPTFGSDYHFTVQEGVGPDALEVGPGHYKGTSLPGEPGNFAIAGHRVGKGAPFNDLDQLASCDALVVETVNDFFVYRVLPHDDEVADWAATKGVDPKCAKVKPLADPAQQDGGPYGETFGRKIVTPNRGDAVAAVPYRADNPLPKASQVALLTLTTCHPQFSDRERLIVHAVLTNQFAKQPGNGGYPQLLKQIGEGA
- the crgA gene encoding cell division protein CrgA, translated to MPKSKVRKKTAYTPPTDRRTPVKVRAAGPSNLFYKIVMFGLMLLGLIWLVVNYIAGDKIPFMADLGNVNFAIGFALMIAGLLMTMRWR